The proteins below come from a single Thalassotalea ponticola genomic window:
- a CDS encoding SO_0444 family Cu/Zn efflux transporter: MDTLTVFFNNLIDLTNEASPWLLMGLIIAGLMKSLVPTNILSRHLGKGRLAVVKAAFIGAPLPLCSCGVIPVATQLKRSGASPEATSSFLVSTPETGVDSVSVSYALLGPIMAVYRPFAAISSAIITGMIVSTNKSTVDNNSSPSSKSCCHSAKKVEEKPCCSKNPPPAPTFVDKISSGISYAFTQLIDDLIKWLVIGLVFAAFIRTFVPTEMLSQYGSGLPTMLLMVAISVPMYICATASTPIAAGFILAGISPGTALVFMMAGPATNISTLGVIKTEMGTGVLARYLLGLISSAIAFGLLLDYLLAAYDVNIIEQMGHSQHLVPHWLAYICSVILVTAAIKPLRTVLLKVKQA, encoded by the coding sequence ATTTGATTGATTTAACCAATGAAGCTAGCCCGTGGTTACTGATGGGCTTAATCATTGCCGGATTAATGAAATCATTGGTACCGACAAACATACTCAGCCGACACTTGGGCAAGGGCCGTTTGGCTGTGGTCAAAGCCGCCTTTATCGGCGCACCACTCCCCCTGTGCTCGTGTGGTGTTATCCCCGTAGCCACCCAACTAAAACGCTCAGGAGCATCGCCTGAGGCAACCTCTTCGTTTTTAGTATCGACCCCTGAAACTGGAGTTGATTCGGTCAGCGTATCGTATGCGTTACTCGGTCCGATCATGGCGGTTTACCGTCCCTTTGCTGCGATTAGCTCTGCCATCATTACCGGCATGATAGTGAGTACAAACAAATCAACGGTAGACAACAACAGCAGCCCATCAAGTAAAAGCTGTTGCCACAGCGCTAAAAAGGTTGAAGAAAAGCCGTGTTGTAGTAAAAATCCGCCACCTGCGCCAACATTTGTCGATAAAATTAGCAGTGGCATTAGTTACGCGTTCACCCAACTTATCGATGACCTGATAAAGTGGTTAGTTATCGGCTTAGTGTTTGCGGCATTTATTCGTACCTTTGTGCCAACTGAAATGCTGAGTCAATACGGCAGTGGATTACCGACCATGCTGTTAATGGTAGCGATCTCGGTACCAATGTACATTTGTGCAACGGCATCAACCCCCATTGCGGCAGGATTTATTTTAGCCGGAATTTCTCCAGGCACGGCGTTGGTGTTTATGATGGCAGGTCCAGCTACCAACATTTCGACGCTTGGGGTGATTAAAACTGAAATGGGAACAGGTGTATTAGCTCGTTACTTACTCGGTTTGATTTCATCCGCTATAGCCTTTGGCCTACTACTCGATTACCTGCTGGCCGCGTACGATGTTAATATCATCGAGCAAATGGGTCATTCGCAGCACCTTGTACCGCATTGGCTTGCCTACATTTGCAGCGTGATATTAGTTACTGCAGCAATCAAACCTTTACGCACCGTGTTATTAAAAGTAAAACAGGCGTAA